In Actinoplanes sp. NBC_00393, a single genomic region encodes these proteins:
- a CDS encoding glycoside hydrolase family 48 protein — MRPFRQRLRRRLALTGVAVLGAGAVLAAGAPAYAAAGCTVVYKVQSQWPGGFTGDIQIKNTGDPLTSWKLEFDFPDAGQKAGQGWSGVYSQSGQHVTVANAAWNGNLGTNASVGTGFNGTFGSANPVPTAFTLNGTACNQTANVPTVQITSPAANTRFTAPASIPIAATAAAASGQTISRVEFYHDGLLLGSDTTAPYAYTWDGVPAQSAAYHLQAVAYDGAGLKSSTADVPVFVDAATTPSVVASATSLALAAGKSGQWQLKLSKAPTANVSVAVARTAGTTAVTATPATLTFTPSNWNTAQNVSVAAATSATVGSTATIAATATGHTAAQLGVTIIEEGSVDARFTQLYNDLKNPANGYFSPEGVPYHSIETLINEAPDHGHETTSEAFSYWLWLEAEHGQITGEWAPFNSAWATMEKYIIPSHADQPTNANYNAQKPATYAAEYPQPSQYPSQLDSSVSVGTDPLAAELKAAYGTDDIYGMHWLLDVDNTYGFGHCGDGTTRVTYINTFQRGPQESVFETVPQPSCDTFAHGGPNGFLDLFTKDASYAKQWKYTNAPDADARAVQVAYWAHQWATEQGKASQISDAVAKAAKMGDYLRYSFYDKYFKQPGCASTSCPAGTGKNASSNLMSWYYAWGGAYDTSAGWAWRIGSSTSHFGYQNPMAAYILSNVSAFTPKSPTAKADWQASLDRQLEFYQWLQSADGAIAGGATNSWNGNYSARPAGTPTFYGLAYVEAPVYADPPSNRWFGMQTWSLERLAELYYVTGNAKAKAVLDKWVPWALANTTIEADSFSIPAEMEWSGAPATWNPSSPQPNTNLRVRVTAHGQDLGIAGSFAKLLTYYAAKSGNAQAKTAAKGLLDAIWAYKDDKGVSVTETRADYNRMDDAYNASTGQGIYIPQGWRGEMPNGDVIQPGVSFLDIRSFYRSDPEFPKVDAYLKGGPAPTFNYHRFWAQVDVATGYADYARLFPQG; from the coding sequence GTGAGACCATTCCGTCAACGCCTGCGACGCAGGCTGGCCCTCACCGGCGTCGCCGTCCTCGGCGCCGGCGCGGTCCTGGCAGCCGGCGCCCCGGCCTACGCCGCGGCCGGCTGCACCGTCGTGTACAAGGTGCAGAGCCAATGGCCCGGCGGCTTCACCGGCGACATCCAGATCAAGAACACCGGTGACCCGCTGACCAGCTGGAAGCTGGAGTTCGACTTCCCGGACGCCGGCCAGAAGGCCGGCCAGGGCTGGAGCGGCGTCTACAGCCAGAGCGGCCAGCACGTCACCGTGGCCAACGCCGCCTGGAACGGCAATCTGGGCACCAACGCCAGCGTCGGCACCGGCTTCAACGGCACGTTCGGCTCGGCCAACCCGGTGCCGACCGCGTTCACGCTGAACGGGACGGCCTGCAACCAGACGGCGAACGTGCCGACCGTGCAGATCACCAGCCCGGCCGCGAACACCCGGTTCACCGCACCGGCGTCCATCCCGATCGCGGCGACCGCGGCGGCGGCCAGTGGGCAGACGATCAGCCGGGTCGAGTTCTACCACGACGGTCTGCTGCTGGGCAGCGACACCACCGCCCCGTACGCGTACACCTGGGACGGCGTCCCCGCGCAGTCCGCGGCCTACCACCTCCAGGCCGTGGCCTACGACGGCGCCGGGCTGAAGAGCAGCACGGCCGACGTGCCGGTCTTCGTCGACGCGGCGACCACCCCGTCGGTCGTCGCCAGCGCCACCTCGCTGGCCCTCGCGGCCGGCAAGAGCGGCCAGTGGCAGCTGAAGCTGAGCAAGGCGCCGACGGCGAACGTCAGCGTCGCGGTCGCCCGCACCGCCGGGACCACGGCGGTCACCGCCACCCCGGCCACGCTCACCTTCACCCCGTCGAACTGGAACACCGCGCAGAACGTGTCGGTCGCGGCGGCCACCTCGGCCACCGTCGGCTCCACCGCCACGATCGCGGCCACCGCGACCGGGCACACCGCGGCCCAGCTCGGTGTCACGATCATCGAAGAGGGCTCGGTCGACGCCCGGTTCACCCAGCTCTACAACGACCTGAAGAACCCGGCCAACGGGTACTTCAGCCCGGAGGGCGTGCCGTACCACTCGATCGAGACGCTGATCAACGAGGCGCCCGACCACGGCCACGAGACCACCAGTGAGGCGTTCAGCTACTGGCTCTGGCTGGAGGCCGAGCACGGCCAGATCACCGGTGAGTGGGCGCCGTTCAACAGCGCCTGGGCGACGATGGAGAAGTACATCATCCCGTCGCACGCCGACCAGCCGACCAACGCCAACTACAACGCGCAGAAGCCGGCGACGTACGCGGCCGAGTACCCGCAGCCGTCGCAGTACCCGTCGCAGCTGGACTCGTCGGTCTCGGTGGGCACTGACCCGCTCGCGGCCGAGCTGAAGGCGGCGTACGGCACCGACGACATCTACGGCATGCACTGGCTGCTGGACGTCGACAACACGTACGGCTTCGGGCACTGCGGTGACGGGACCACCCGGGTCACGTACATCAACACGTTCCAGCGCGGCCCGCAGGAGTCGGTGTTCGAGACCGTGCCGCAGCCGTCCTGCGACACCTTCGCGCACGGCGGCCCGAACGGCTTCCTCGACCTGTTCACCAAGGACGCCTCGTACGCCAAGCAGTGGAAGTACACCAACGCCCCGGACGCCGACGCGCGTGCGGTGCAGGTGGCGTACTGGGCGCACCAGTGGGCCACCGAGCAGGGCAAGGCGTCGCAGATCTCCGACGCGGTGGCCAAGGCCGCCAAGATGGGTGACTACCTGCGGTACTCGTTCTACGACAAGTACTTCAAGCAGCCCGGTTGCGCGTCCACCTCGTGCCCCGCGGGCACCGGTAAGAACGCGTCGAGCAACCTGATGTCCTGGTACTACGCCTGGGGCGGCGCGTACGACACCAGCGCCGGCTGGGCGTGGCGGATCGGCTCCAGCACCAGCCACTTCGGCTACCAGAACCCGATGGCGGCGTACATCCTGTCCAACGTCAGCGCGTTCACCCCGAAGTCGCCGACCGCGAAGGCGGACTGGCAGGCCAGCCTGGACCGGCAGCTCGAGTTCTACCAGTGGCTGCAGTCCGCCGACGGCGCCATCGCCGGCGGCGCGACGAACAGCTGGAACGGCAACTACTCGGCGCGGCCGGCCGGCACGCCGACCTTCTACGGTCTCGCGTACGTGGAAGCCCCGGTCTACGCCGACCCGCCGTCCAACCGCTGGTTCGGCATGCAGACCTGGTCGCTGGAACGGCTCGCCGAGCTGTACTACGTGACCGGGAACGCCAAGGCCAAGGCGGTGCTCGACAAGTGGGTGCCGTGGGCGCTGGCGAACACCACCATCGAGGCGGACAGCTTCTCCATCCCCGCCGAGATGGAGTGGTCGGGCGCTCCGGCCACGTGGAACCCGTCCAGCCCGCAGCCGAACACCAACCTGCGCGTCCGGGTCACCGCCCACGGTCAGGACCTGGGCATCGCGGGCTCGTTCGCCAAGCTGCTCACCTACTACGCCGCGAAGTCCGGCAACGCGCAGGCGAAGACGGCGGCCAAGGGGCTGCTCGACGCGATCTGGGCGTACAAGGACGACAAGGGCGTCTCGGTGACCGAGACCCGGGCCGACTACAACCGGATGGACGACGCCTACAACGCCTCCACGGGCCAGGGCATCTACATCCCGCAGGGCTGGCGCGGCGAGATGCCGAACGGCGACGTCATCCAGCCGGGCGTGTCGTTCCTCGACATCCGCTCCTTCTACCGCAGCGACCCGGAGTTCCCGAAGGTCGACGCGTACCTGAAGGGCGGACCCGCGCCCACGTTCAACTATCACCGGTTCTGGGCCCAGGTCGACGTCGCCACCGGCTACGCCGACTACGCCCGGCTCTTCCCCCAGGGGTGA
- a CDS encoding lytic polysaccharide monooxygenase auxiliary activity family 9 protein, with protein sequence MRFVRMAAVALFAAAAGILALPSSPAQAHGAIQVPGSRTWFCYQDGRNPQTGAIEPKNAACAAAVAQSGVNSLYNWFAVLRSDGAGRVNGFLPDGTLCSGGTGGPYNFTGFNLARNDWPTTHLTAGANINVKYNNWAKHPGTFYLYITKDGYDPTKPLKWSDLEPTPFDQVTNPPANGGPGTDDGHYYWTGRLPAGKTGKHLIYSVWSRSDSTETFYGCSDVVFDGGNGEVTGIGNGGTQSPSPSTPASPSPSNPQPSSPSPSNPGPSPSHPNPGTGGCSAMYSITSAWSGGFQGEVMVHAGSTPVNGWNVSWTFPGSQTLAQAWSGKATASGSLVTVTNESWNASVPANGHVTFGFLASGATAPQVNNLTCTTA encoded by the coding sequence ATGAGATTCGTACGCATGGCTGCCGTGGCCCTGTTCGCTGCGGCAGCCGGGATCCTGGCACTACCCAGCTCGCCCGCTCAGGCGCACGGCGCCATCCAGGTGCCGGGTAGCCGTACCTGGTTCTGCTACCAGGACGGGCGCAACCCGCAGACCGGCGCCATCGAGCCCAAGAACGCGGCCTGTGCCGCGGCGGTGGCGCAGAGCGGCGTGAACTCGCTCTACAACTGGTTCGCCGTGCTCCGCTCGGACGGCGCCGGGCGGGTCAACGGATTCCTCCCGGACGGCACGCTGTGCAGCGGGGGGACCGGTGGGCCGTACAACTTCACCGGGTTCAACCTGGCCCGCAACGACTGGCCGACGACCCACCTGACGGCCGGCGCGAACATCAATGTCAAGTACAACAACTGGGCCAAGCACCCCGGCACGTTCTACCTGTACATCACGAAGGACGGGTACGACCCGACCAAGCCGCTGAAGTGGAGCGACCTGGAGCCGACCCCGTTCGACCAGGTCACCAACCCGCCGGCCAACGGCGGGCCGGGCACCGACGACGGCCACTACTACTGGACCGGCCGGCTGCCCGCCGGCAAGACCGGCAAGCACCTGATCTACTCGGTCTGGTCCCGCTCGGACAGCACGGAGACCTTCTACGGCTGCTCGGACGTGGTCTTCGACGGCGGCAACGGTGAGGTCACCGGGATCGGCAACGGCGGCACCCAGTCACCCAGCCCGAGCACCCCGGCCAGCCCGAGCCCGTCCAACCCGCAGCCGTCCAGCCCGAGCCCGTCCAACCCGGGCCCTTCGCCCTCGCACCCGAACCCGGGTACCGGGGGCTGCAGCGCGATGTACTCGATCACGTCCGCCTGGTCGGGCGGGTTCCAGGGTGAGGTGATGGTCCACGCCGGCTCCACGCCGGTGAACGGCTGGAACGTCTCCTGGACCTTCCCCGGCAGCCAGACCCTGGCCCAGGCCTGGAGCGGCAAGGCGACCGCCAGCGGCTCGCTCGTCACGGTGACGAACGAGTCGTGGAACGCCTCGGTCCCGGCGAACGGTCATGTCACGTTCGGGTTCCTCGCCTCCGGGGCGACGGCGCCGCAAGTCAACAACCTGACCTGCACAACTGCCTGA
- a CDS encoding GDSL-type esterase/lipase family protein, with protein MAGSGGVPGPGSWAALGRATSRRALLLGGAGTVLLAATPGAAGQRNPVREAPTRVATWATAPTAVKPGQVITVANQTIRQVVHLSVGGDRPCVTLTNTFGTSAVRIATARIALRRGTFDSVATVPGTGRQLTFGGRTEAVLPAGGTLTSDPADLILPPGGDLVISLYLPEPAPIGTVSPQSFQSTLIGDGDMTFATEPFAGSWVGRYLLLSGVTVRASRSAASIAALGDSITVGVRTQLNTNHRWTDLLATRLRLHDPDRDDPGINDVRFTGAETGAETVAGSGAGSGSVPAGRLAQHGQVRKPGLLRQRGVLNLGLSGNRLLVGFEQPTGRSGERAHAGPSAVRRLERDVLEQSGVRYLITLIGVNDLGQTPGTTAEDLIAGHREIISRGRRAGLRVYGGTLLPFGGARSTYDNARNRVERERFNTWMRTSGEYDAVIDFDAAIRDPRDPRRMLAAYDCGDHLHPNDAGMGALAAAVPLALFA; from the coding sequence ATGGCGGGGAGCGGGGGCGTACCCGGGCCGGGCAGCTGGGCTGCCCTCGGCCGGGCCACCTCCCGGCGAGCCCTGCTGCTCGGCGGTGCCGGCACTGTCCTGCTGGCCGCCACACCCGGCGCCGCCGGTCAGCGCAACCCGGTCCGCGAAGCGCCGACCCGGGTCGCGACCTGGGCGACCGCGCCGACCGCGGTCAAACCCGGCCAGGTGATCACGGTGGCGAACCAGACGATACGGCAGGTCGTCCACCTCAGCGTCGGCGGAGACCGGCCCTGCGTCACCCTGACCAACACGTTCGGCACCAGCGCGGTACGCATCGCCACCGCCCGGATCGCGCTGCGGCGGGGGACCTTCGACAGCGTCGCGACCGTCCCGGGCACCGGACGGCAGTTGACCTTCGGTGGGCGTACCGAGGCTGTTCTCCCGGCCGGCGGCACCCTGACCAGCGACCCCGCCGACCTGATCCTGCCGCCCGGCGGCGACCTGGTGATCAGCCTGTACCTGCCGGAGCCGGCCCCGATCGGCACGGTCAGCCCGCAGTCCTTCCAGTCCACGCTGATCGGCGACGGCGACATGACCTTCGCCACCGAGCCGTTCGCGGGCTCGTGGGTCGGCCGCTACCTGCTGCTCTCCGGGGTCACCGTGCGGGCCAGCCGCTCGGCCGCGTCGATCGCCGCGCTCGGTGACTCGATCACCGTGGGCGTGCGGACCCAGCTCAACACCAACCACCGCTGGACCGACCTGCTCGCCACCCGGCTGCGCCTGCACGATCCGGACCGCGACGATCCGGGCATCAACGACGTACGCTTCACCGGCGCGGAGACCGGCGCGGAGACCGTCGCCGGGTCCGGTGCGGGGTCCGGCTCCGTCCCGGCGGGCCGGCTCGCGCAGCACGGCCAGGTCCGCAAGCCGGGCCTGCTCCGGCAGCGGGGCGTGCTGAACCTCGGGCTCAGCGGCAACCGTCTGCTCGTCGGGTTCGAGCAGCCCACCGGGCGCTCCGGGGAACGCGCGCACGCCGGGCCGTCCGCGGTCCGCCGCCTCGAACGTGACGTGCTGGAGCAGTCCGGGGTGCGCTACCTGATCACGCTGATCGGGGTGAACGACCTCGGCCAGACGCCGGGCACCACCGCTGAGGACCTGATCGCCGGGCACCGGGAGATCATCAGTCGCGGCCGCCGCGCCGGGTTGCGCGTCTACGGCGGCACCCTCCTGCCGTTCGGCGGGGCCCGCAGCACGTACGACAACGCGCGCAACCGGGTTGAGCGCGAGCGGTTCAACACCTGGATGCGGACCTCGGGCGAGTACGACGCGGTGATCGACTTCGACGCGGCGATCCGCGACCCGCGGGACCCGCGGCGGATGCTCGCGGCCTACGACTGCGGTGACCACCTGCACCCGAACGACGCCGGCATGGGAGCGCTGGCCGCGGCAGTGCCGCTGGCACTCTTCGCCTGA